One part of the Thalassospira xiamenensis M-5 = DSM 17429 genome encodes these proteins:
- a CDS encoding SIR2 family protein, which produces MTTIHPGYRVFVLGAGFSRLAGLPLANELYKKVRQNIEFHHGLDTKFHRDISNYIEYERACGRVMFEQDVDLERFMSFLDIEHFLRLRGSDTWSSEGNETQLMIRRSIGEVIHQHTPIISSLPDEYFKFAENISVTDTFITLNYDTILEQLLDYTGKPYRLFPDRYKEVHATGCVVDSDVKEVVIMKLHGSIDWFHDKAFLDSQEYLASLGMQPSNRHTVFGNPGRFKVEPLVEGIRPEKDPLAHIHRIRDVDGFYGQPNRLDAPFILSPSHVKFVYAEPLLDLWYGLGQLGGYERGISVIGFSLPEHDEYIRVLLYQIISNYQQSWWEDKLFDVLKDDIKFVDFRASEESIIQFRKNFSFVDESRAQFFYQGFNEQAVDFLFNPKLPR; this is translated from the coding sequence ATGACCACAATACATCCAGGTTATCGAGTTTTTGTTTTAGGTGCTGGTTTTTCGCGCCTAGCGGGCTTGCCGCTCGCTAATGAACTGTACAAAAAAGTGCGGCAAAATATTGAATTTCATCATGGACTTGATACAAAATTTCACCGAGATATTTCCAATTATATTGAATACGAAAGAGCATGTGGGCGGGTCATGTTCGAACAAGACGTAGACCTTGAAAGGTTCATGTCATTTCTGGATATAGAGCATTTTCTGAGACTCAGGGGGAGTGATACATGGAGCAGTGAGGGTAATGAAACTCAGCTAATGATAAGACGGTCAATTGGCGAAGTCATTCATCAGCATACACCTATTATATCTTCACTTCCCGATGAATACTTTAAGTTTGCAGAGAATATATCTGTAACTGATACTTTTATAACGCTTAATTATGACACTATTCTGGAGCAGTTACTCGATTATACTGGAAAGCCATACAGGTTATTTCCCGATCGATATAAAGAAGTTCATGCAACCGGTTGTGTGGTCGATTCAGATGTCAAAGAAGTCGTAATCATGAAACTCCATGGTTCTATCGACTGGTTTCACGATAAAGCATTCTTAGATTCGCAGGAGTATCTGGCATCTTTGGGAATGCAGCCGTCAAACAGACATACCGTTTTTGGAAATCCCGGCCGATTTAAAGTGGAGCCTTTAGTTGAAGGTATAAGACCTGAGAAAGATCCGCTTGCGCATATTCATCGCATCCGGGACGTTGACGGGTTTTATGGGCAACCCAATCGACTAGACGCTCCGTTTATCCTGTCTCCATCACATGTCAAATTTGTCTATGCAGAGCCACTACTCGATTTATGGTATGGGCTAGGCCAACTTGGGGGATATGAAAGAGGAATCTCTGTCATTGGCTTTTCTCTACCTGAACATGATGAATACATCAGGGTTCTTTTGTATCAAATCATATCAAATTATCAGCAATCATGGTGGGAAGATAAGCTTTTTGACGTGCTGAAAGACGACATTAAGTTCGTTGACTTTAGAGCATCAGAAGAAAGTATCATCCAGTTCCGAAAGAATTTTTCGTTTGTAGATGAGTCCAGAGCGCAATTCTTTTACCAAGGATTTAACGAGCAGGCTGTCGACTTTCTATTTAATCCGAAACTCCCGAGATGA
- a CDS encoding abortive infection family protein, with protein MTWNSEPEDMPDSTLERAIMLQNMMISLAENGGFDQAAYHQLRAEFMDGETRDLLPSFIRTSRDQGQLWGHLKQIATGTGAWAARRKHIYDGFQPLLEHLEGCNGAPADTTISEILSSFDPDGVHRAWEKALARRYEDPDGAITAARTLLETVCKCILDEAEDTYGDDDLPKLYNKTAKILNLSPSQHTEQPFKAILGGCHTVVQNLGTLRNKIGDAHGQGRKPVRSAPRHAALAVNLAGAMATFLVECWQGAEDRRD; from the coding sequence ATGACTTGGAATTCAGAGCCAGAAGACATGCCGGATTCCACTCTTGAGCGGGCTATAATGCTTCAAAACATGATGATTTCCCTGGCTGAAAACGGCGGTTTTGACCAAGCTGCATATCATCAACTTCGCGCAGAATTCATGGATGGTGAAACACGCGATCTTCTTCCATCCTTCATTCGAACAAGTAGGGATCAGGGTCAACTATGGGGCCATTTAAAACAAATTGCCACCGGTACAGGGGCTTGGGCGGCGCGTCGAAAACATATCTATGACGGTTTCCAACCACTTCTAGAACATCTTGAGGGCTGTAACGGTGCCCCGGCGGATACGACTATTTCTGAGATACTGTCGTCCTTTGATCCCGACGGAGTTCACAGAGCATGGGAGAAGGCTCTAGCTAGACGTTATGAAGATCCTGATGGCGCGATTACCGCAGCGCGAACATTGTTGGAGACCGTCTGCAAATGCATTTTGGACGAAGCCGAGGATACTTATGGGGATGATGATCTTCCCAAATTATATAACAAGACAGCCAAGATATTGAACCTTTCCCCCTCCCAGCATACCGAGCAGCCTTTTAAGGCAATCCTTGGTGGGTGCCATACTGTAGTACAAAATCTTGGAACCCTTCGTAACAAGATTGGGGATGCCCATGGGCAAGGTCGCAAACCGGTTAGATCAGCTCCGCGTCATGCTGCGCTTGCGGTAAATCTAGCGGGGGCAATGGCGACTTTTTTGGTTGAGTGCTGGCAGGGCGCAGAAGATCGAAGAGATTAA
- a CDS encoding DUF6904 family protein: MLAGEKTEYLAGLTIWGDAWDLRTACNVIHEIGGDDDFLVSLAYDLRHAHQGDRMQDQAILFDDNKVIYGEQVLWPAFALQVACLRREAGFMRTTAQQQSMLYNLEFVLETTLLQAFPDKWKKILSVAAEIAHYPDNIAKNIDTRLTYFASLNDAADRDECIIWLIRSLHPDYSESESWPTRDSEPGWIPPEVFQSLQSHSIHIDIKW, encoded by the coding sequence ATGCTTGCAGGCGAAAAGACAGAATACCTTGCGGGGCTGACAATATGGGGAGATGCGTGGGACCTAAGAACAGCTTGCAATGTAATTCATGAAATCGGCGGAGATGACGATTTTCTTGTCTCACTTGCATATGATCTTCGGCACGCCCACCAGGGCGATCGAATGCAAGATCAAGCAATCCTGTTCGATGATAACAAGGTTATTTATGGAGAACAGGTTCTCTGGCCAGCGTTTGCTTTACAAGTTGCATGCCTCCGCCGTGAAGCCGGTTTCATGCGCACTACAGCTCAACAACAGTCGATGCTCTATAATTTGGAATTCGTTCTAGAAACGACCCTTTTGCAGGCCTTTCCCGATAAGTGGAAAAAAATCCTCAGTGTTGCGGCAGAGATTGCGCATTATCCTGACAACATAGCCAAGAACATAGATACCAGATTGACCTATTTCGCCTCTCTAAATGACGCAGCCGATCGAGACGAATGCATTATTTGGCTGATTAGAAGTCTCCATCCAGACTATAGCGAATCAGAGAGTTGGCCGACGCGGGATAGTGAACCAGGATGGATTCCGCCCGAAGTCTTTCAGTCATTGCAATCTCATTCCATTCATATTGATATCAAATGGTAA
- a CDS encoding MbcA/ParS/Xre antitoxin family protein, whose product MQKASSTVSEQQALVGLKAVNRICEQWGLSIEESANLVDMSLSTWKRARKPNFSGKLSKDQVLRLSAIVGIYKALNLYFDDKIAHSWIKLPNVGPLCRGARPIDVLIEGGLPALLRVRQYLDALRGGS is encoded by the coding sequence ATGCAGAAGGCGAGTTCCACTGTCAGCGAACAGCAGGCGTTAGTGGGCCTCAAGGCGGTCAACCGCATTTGTGAACAATGGGGCCTCTCGATCGAGGAAAGCGCAAACCTAGTGGATATGTCTCTCAGTACGTGGAAGAGGGCTAGAAAGCCGAACTTTTCTGGAAAGCTTAGCAAAGATCAGGTTCTCCGATTGAGTGCTATCGTTGGCATCTACAAAGCGTTGAATCTCTACTTTGATGACAAGATTGCGCATAGCTGGATTAAATTGCCGAATGTAGGCCCACTGTGCCGCGGCGCCAGGCCAATAGATGTTTTGATCGAAGGTGGGCTACCTGCGCTTTTGCGCGTTCGACAATATCTTGATGCATTGCGGGGGGGATCATGA